One window from the genome of [Mycobacterium] stephanolepidis encodes:
- a CDS encoding TadE family type IV pilus minor pilin, producing the protein MAALVAVLVLCSAGIQAVSMQVRCVDASREAARLVARGDESGGRGVARRLAPRGAVVEIRHDGDYVVARVTARSRILPAITIAAESVSAMEPEG; encoded by the coding sequence ATCGCGGCATTGGTGGCGGTACTCGTGTTGTGTTCTGCGGGTATTCAGGCAGTTTCGATGCAGGTGCGCTGTGTGGACGCCTCTCGTGAGGCGGCACGGTTGGTCGCACGGGGTGACGAAAGTGGTGGGCGAGGGGTCGCGCGCCGCCTTGCTCCCCGAGGTGCGGTGGTCGAGATTCGGCATGACGGTGACTACGTGGTGGCGCGGGTTACCGCGAGAAGTCGGATACTGCCTGCCATTACGATTGCCGCCGAATCGGTTTCGGCGATGGAACCCGAGGGCTGA
- a CDS encoding Rv3654c family TadE-like protein, producing the protein MTVTTWWRGLPREVGYCLPLRLPPNRFRRWNPRAEEGSASIVAAAMMAVLLALTAGGVAVGSAVVARHRAQAAADLSALAGAQRALYGTPSACAKVAVVARRMGATVNSCVVEDLDIVVGVSVPVILGRFGVGPARAAARAGPVTDGG; encoded by the coding sequence ATGACGGTGACTACGTGGTGGCGCGGGTTACCGCGAGAAGTCGGATACTGCCTGCCATTACGATTGCCGCCGAATCGGTTTCGGCGATGGAACCCGAGGGCTGAGGAAGGCTCGGCGTCCATCGTCGCGGCGGCGATGATGGCAGTGCTGTTGGCGCTGACCGCAGGGGGCGTCGCGGTGGGCTCGGCGGTGGTGGCGCGGCATCGCGCGCAGGCCGCCGCTGACCTATCTGCGCTGGCCGGTGCACAGCGTGCGCTGTACGGCACGCCTTCCGCCTGCGCGAAGGTGGCCGTTGTTGCCCGGAGGATGGGTGCAACCGTCAACAGCTGCGTAGTTGAGGATCTGGATATTGTTGTGGGGGTGAGTGTTCCGGTGATATTGGGCCGGTTCGGTGTGGGTCCAGCCCGGGCGGCGGCCCGTGCGGGACCGGTCACCGACGGCGGATGA
- a CDS encoding TetR/AcrR family transcriptional regulator, giving the protein MEAASTSGVSSRRPWAERREHLLDTAEQLFFERGFAAVSLGDIAQAAGVTKPIAYRHFTTKDGAYLACARRAQADFAQTLIQQVDPTLTVREQFATAADVFFELLETHPERWELIYGSAAVLPAESREELSALRLDNIETTYTLITKDHPDVPKLFAEGLSHAMSGAAERLGHWWQSRPDLDRQHMIDIYVEIFYAAVAPYLDSPQSTSKR; this is encoded by the coding sequence ATGGAGGCAGCCTCAACGTCCGGCGTGAGCTCGCGTCGGCCGTGGGCGGAGCGCCGCGAGCACCTGCTGGACACCGCCGAGCAGTTGTTCTTCGAGCGCGGTTTCGCCGCCGTGTCATTGGGTGATATCGCCCAGGCAGCGGGCGTCACCAAGCCGATCGCCTACCGTCACTTCACAACCAAAGACGGCGCATATCTGGCGTGCGCGCGGCGCGCACAGGCGGACTTCGCGCAGACGCTGATACAGCAGGTAGATCCCACGCTGACCGTGCGCGAGCAGTTCGCCACTGCCGCCGACGTGTTCTTTGAGCTCTTGGAGACTCATCCCGAGCGGTGGGAGCTCATTTACGGCAGCGCCGCGGTGCTGCCCGCCGAGTCGCGAGAAGAACTCTCCGCCTTGCGGTTGGACAACATCGAGACGACCTACACGCTGATCACCAAGGATCATCCCGACGTACCCAAGCTTTTCGCCGAAGGACTCTCACACGCCATGTCCGGTGCAGCAGAGCGTCTCGGACATTGGTGGCAGTCCCGCCCCGACCTGGACCGCCAACACATGATCGACATCTACGTCGAAATCTTCTACGCCGCAGTGGCTCCGTATCTCGATTCACCGCAATCGACAAGCAAACGCTGA
- a CDS encoding MmpS family transport accessory protein, producing the protein MSRHKQSRGRAGRILGTLWMPLVALIVIVVVGFGVNRIREKSQAISHPPITRPIPATVVQINPKNVTYEVFGNLGTSGKVSYANLNSEPVDVVLTALPWSVSETTMSSAASLSLVAQVDGDSLGCRIRVNGEVREEQVVNHASAAVACTVTAA; encoded by the coding sequence ATGAGTAGACACAAACAGTCGCGGGGCCGTGCCGGTCGAATCCTCGGCACGTTGTGGATGCCTTTGGTGGCGCTCATCGTCATCGTGGTCGTTGGCTTCGGAGTCAATCGGATTCGGGAGAAGTCGCAGGCAATCAGCCATCCGCCGATTACCCGTCCGATCCCGGCCACGGTTGTTCAGATCAATCCCAAGAACGTCACCTACGAGGTGTTCGGCAATTTGGGAACCAGCGGGAAGGTGTCCTATGCCAACCTCAACAGCGAACCCGTCGACGTCGTGCTGACAGCGCTGCCGTGGTCGGTCTCTGAAACCACGATGTCGTCGGCCGCGTCGCTGAGCCTGGTCGCCCAGGTGGACGGGGACTCGCTGGGCTGCCGTATTCGCGTCAACGGCGAGGTCCGCGAGGAACAGGTCGTCAACCATGCCAGTGCCGCGGTCGCATGCACGGTGACGGCAGCATGA
- a CDS encoding MMPL/RND family transporter yields MTSGQQPPEDANTGPVLVAPAPPVAKEPEKRPGPARLLRVLAIPVVIFWVLAAAALNIFVPTLEETTAANAKAMIPRDAPSSAAAITQGQDFEESDYTSMAVVVLETQGRTLGEQDHRYYDEMVRRLLDDKEHVQSLMNLWGDPVTRSGQQSADAQAATLTVRPAGDLGDADSNRSIKAIRGIIEKLDKDKPEGLTVYVSGPAPLASDTLNAADESMVTLTIVTIVVIIAMLLIAYRSFTRAIIPLIGVLITLATARGVVSLLVENHVIGISSFAMNMAVSLVLGVATDYGIFYLGRFQEARRAGEDRESAYYTSVRSVAHVVLGSGIAISGACLCLSLTTLDYFRTLGPPCFVAMVVAVIAALTLGPALLTLGSKIPWLSEPAKTSPVWRKLGTAIAKWPVAMIAVAALVIPLCIANLANYTVSYNDRDYAPKSVESSRGYDAADRHFQPSQLSIDTLYIKADHDMRNTTDMISLDRIAKNIVRTPGISMVQSITRPNGRPLEHASLPYAMGSMGTKIGQNLGFLKDRVTDIDTMAARMGDMMELSKNMANITGQLSAGTQMSVEASRGLKAAMEKTRDNLSNFDDFFRPIRNYLYWEPHCFDIPICWAMRSLNESVDNIDEATSQLGPMVDGLSMVDAATPQMITQLNAMVQNMAVMQQLTLTMQSLFHATIAQLEPMIDPMVDMGKAFDNAKNDDFFFMPPESFKTKDFQTGLKFMMTPDGKGARILIYHQGEAMSPQGIDQIQRAESAAHEAIKGTSLSNVDLLVAGASANYRDVQAFSMNDILTMMLATFGLVFLIVMVITRTLAGSVIVLITVVLSFLGSLGLAAFIWETLIGIELHWLTLPIAFIVLVGVGCDYNLLLLSRYREELSAGIRTGLIRTIAGSGNVAVTAAFVLAGTMLAMLSSDVVNIGQAGSTICIGLIFDMMIVRLFLVMPLARLLGPWFWWPQKLPARKRATFRDAPSPGPQPDEPTTATV; encoded by the coding sequence ATGACATCGGGTCAGCAGCCGCCGGAGGACGCGAACACCGGTCCGGTACTGGTAGCGCCCGCACCGCCGGTGGCGAAGGAACCCGAGAAGCGCCCTGGGCCTGCGCGATTGCTCCGCGTGCTGGCGATTCCGGTGGTGATCTTCTGGGTGCTGGCTGCCGCAGCCCTCAACATTTTCGTGCCCACCCTGGAAGAAACGACCGCGGCCAATGCCAAGGCGATGATTCCCCGTGACGCACCCTCGTCAGCCGCTGCCATCACGCAGGGACAGGACTTTGAAGAGTCCGACTACACCAGCATGGCGGTAGTCGTCCTGGAGACTCAGGGCCGCACGCTCGGCGAGCAGGACCACCGGTACTACGACGAGATGGTTCGCCGTCTACTCGACGACAAAGAGCACGTGCAGTCGCTCATGAACCTGTGGGGCGACCCTGTCACCAGGTCGGGTCAGCAGAGCGCCGACGCGCAGGCCGCCACGCTGACGGTGCGCCCTGCCGGAGATTTGGGTGATGCCGACTCGAACAGGTCGATCAAGGCCATCCGCGGCATCATCGAAAAGCTGGACAAGGACAAGCCCGAGGGGCTCACGGTCTACGTGAGTGGGCCGGCACCCCTGGCCTCGGACACTCTCAATGCCGCCGACGAGAGCATGGTCACGCTGACGATCGTCACCATCGTGGTCATCATCGCGATGCTGCTCATCGCCTACCGCTCGTTCACTCGGGCGATCATCCCGTTGATCGGAGTGTTGATCACACTGGCCACGGCCCGTGGCGTGGTCTCGCTGCTGGTCGAAAACCACGTCATCGGGATCTCGTCGTTCGCGATGAACATGGCCGTGTCATTAGTTCTCGGTGTCGCCACCGATTACGGGATCTTCTACCTGGGCCGTTTTCAGGAGGCCCGGCGCGCGGGGGAGGACCGGGAGTCCGCCTACTACACCTCGGTGCGCAGCGTGGCCCACGTTGTTCTGGGATCGGGCATTGCCATATCGGGTGCGTGCCTGTGCCTGAGCCTGACGACCCTCGACTACTTCCGGACGTTGGGGCCACCGTGTTTTGTGGCAATGGTCGTCGCCGTTATCGCGGCGCTCACGCTGGGGCCGGCCCTGTTGACACTGGGTAGCAAGATCCCCTGGCTCTCCGAGCCGGCCAAGACCAGTCCGGTCTGGCGCAAGCTGGGCACGGCGATCGCCAAGTGGCCTGTCGCGATGATTGCGGTTGCAGCGCTGGTGATTCCATTGTGTATCGCGAATTTGGCCAACTACACGGTGAGCTACAACGATCGCGATTACGCGCCCAAGAGCGTTGAGTCATCTCGCGGCTATGACGCCGCGGACCGGCATTTCCAGCCGAGTCAGCTCTCGATCGACACCTTGTACATCAAGGCAGATCACGACATGCGCAACACCACCGACATGATCAGTCTGGACCGGATCGCGAAGAACATTGTTCGTACGCCAGGCATTTCGATGGTGCAAAGCATTACCCGGCCCAATGGCCGGCCGCTGGAACACGCCTCACTGCCGTATGCGATGGGCTCGATGGGGACCAAGATCGGTCAGAATCTGGGGTTCCTGAAAGACCGCGTAACCGACATCGACACCATGGCCGCCCGGATGGGGGACATGATGGAGCTGAGCAAGAACATGGCGAACATCACCGGCCAGCTGTCCGCGGGTACGCAGATGTCCGTGGAGGCTTCCCGGGGTCTGAAGGCTGCGATGGAGAAGACCCGCGACAACCTGTCCAACTTCGATGACTTCTTCCGCCCGATACGTAACTATTTGTATTGGGAACCTCACTGTTTCGACATTCCGATTTGTTGGGCCATGCGCTCGTTAAATGAATCGGTCGACAACATCGACGAAGCGACCTCGCAACTGGGCCCGATGGTGGACGGGCTGAGCATGGTTGATGCGGCCACTCCGCAGATGATTACTCAGCTCAATGCCATGGTGCAGAACATGGCTGTCATGCAGCAGCTGACCTTGACCATGCAAAGCCTCTTCCACGCCACCATCGCCCAGCTCGAGCCCATGATCGACCCGATGGTCGATATGGGTAAGGCCTTCGACAACGCCAAGAATGACGACTTCTTCTTCATGCCGCCGGAGTCGTTCAAAACTAAGGACTTTCAGACCGGGTTGAAGTTCATGATGACCCCTGACGGCAAGGGCGCACGGATTCTGATCTACCACCAGGGCGAAGCGATGAGCCCCCAGGGCATTGATCAGATTCAGCGCGCCGAGTCCGCCGCCCACGAGGCGATCAAGGGGACATCGCTGTCCAATGTCGATCTGCTGGTAGCCGGTGCATCCGCGAATTATCGTGATGTACAGGCATTTTCCATGAACGACATCTTGACGATGATGTTGGCGACATTCGGGCTGGTGTTCCTGATCGTCATGGTGATCACCCGCACCCTGGCCGGTTCGGTGATTGTCCTGATCACCGTGGTGCTGTCTTTCCTGGGCTCCCTCGGCTTGGCCGCATTCATCTGGGAAACCTTGATAGGTATCGAATTACATTGGCTGACACTGCCTATTGCATTCATCGTGCTTGTTGGGGTGGGTTGCGACTACAACCTGCTATTGCTCTCCCGATACCGCGAAGAACTGTCCGCCGGAATACGCACGGGTCTGATTCGGACCATCGCAGGCTCGGGCAACGTTGCCGTCACCGCGGCATTCGTGCTCGCCGGAACCATGCTGGCGATGCTCTCCAGCGATGTGGTCAACATCGGCCAGGCAGGGTCCACCATCTGCATCGGCTTGATCTTCGACATGATGATCGTTCGGCTGTTCCTGGTCATGCCACTGGCCAGGCTCCTGGGGCCGTGGTTCTGGTGGCCACAGAAACTCCCCGCCCGGAAACGTGC